The Miscanthus floridulus cultivar M001 chromosome 7, ASM1932011v1, whole genome shotgun sequence genome includes a region encoding these proteins:
- the LOC136464376 gene encoding RING-H2 finger protein ATL77-like, whose translation MVELTVSVLLLVAGVVAMLALHILIVVWALRRGVVLRAAASRRQDEERSVGGLSAEDLNELPCHDHECSKAGAGAGAECVVCLEAFQAGDRCRVLPRCEHGFHAQCVDQWLRKSRVCPVCRAEVVVIGRGKAAGASSAVVTERQGGVDR comes from the coding sequence ATGGTGGAACTGACGGTGTCCGTGCTCCTCCTGGTCGCCGGCGTCGTGGCGATGCTGGCCCTCCACATCCTCATCGTCGTCTGGGCGCTCAGGCGGGGCGTCGTCCTCCGCGCCGCGGCGTCGCGGCGGCAGGACGAGGAGCGCTCGGTTGGGGGGCTGTCGGCCGAGGACCTGAACGAGCTGCCGTGCCACGACCACGAGTGCAGCaaggccggcgccggcgcgggcgcCGAGTGCGTGGTGTGCCTGGAGGCGTTCCAGGCCGGGGACCGCTGCCGGGTGCTGCCCCGGTGCGAGCACGGCTTCCACGCGCAGTGCGTCGACCAGTGGCTGCGCAAGAGCCGCGTGTGCCCCGTCTGCCGCGCCGAGGTCGTCGTCATCGGCCGCGGAAAGGCGGCCGGCGCGTCCTCGGCGGTCGTGACTGAAAGACAGGGAGGTGTGGATCGGTAG